From Saprospiraceae bacterium, one genomic window encodes:
- a CDS encoding gliding motility-associated C-terminal domain-containing protein codes for MMKIKAIFTTMICLTAFGLQARHIIGGDFSYTCLGVNQTNNSFTISCTLTIYRDCFGGGALFDNPATIGVFNTTGNNNYTFVRRVDFTLQATQFLSSLNPCVVVPGNICVEEGVYIATMTLPLSNQNYYINYQRCCRNETITNIILPGDQGASYFMEITPEGQRSCNNSPKFKSFPPILICQGQALKYDHSVTDTESDVVVYEFCNPFTAGGKAGSPEGRPGGSAMDCDGVTPDPARCPPPFDPVQFRAPLYTRTTPMGGNPIISVNPTTGLITGVPNALGQYVVAVCIREYRNGVLLSLTQRDFQFNVINCVNNLSAFVQADSIEATGQFVINSCGSKTVSILNKSTLESNIKTYDWEFDINGQKEFYNTKDVNITFPDLGVYRGKMYINKTDQECNDSADIVIKILPDLKADFSFSYDTCIAAAVQFTDLSVTEAGRITNWRWNFETNQISNAQNPTHEFKTPGVKDVQLWVKDINGCHDSIVRPIRYFPVPALLVIEPSKFQGCQPLEVFFNNLSFPIDPSYTILWEFGDGKTSNAISPHHVFDETGVYSVKLSLISPIGCKTETTFNNWIQVFTTPEAAFDYSPQKLNSNDKILMISDKSSNGDFLKYLINDRISLFSANPNYEFQDTGLYKIEQIVSKFNGCADTAIAYIDVEPIVSYFMPNAFTPNGNGTNERFYGVGYTGYMSQFEMVIWDRWGSKVFVSNDPIMGWNGKVNNTGTDLPPGVYVYQVNYMKPRGEAVFLKGYVNLIR; via the coding sequence ATGATGAAAATAAAAGCAATCTTTACCACAATGATCTGTTTGACGGCATTCGGTTTGCAGGCAAGGCATATCATTGGCGGTGATTTTTCATATACCTGTCTTGGAGTCAATCAAACCAACAACAGCTTTACCATTTCATGCACATTAACCATTTACAGGGATTGTTTTGGTGGAGGAGCCCTGTTTGACAATCCTGCCACCATTGGAGTTTTTAATACCACTGGAAATAACAATTACACTTTTGTGAGAAGAGTAGATTTTACCCTTCAAGCCACTCAATTCCTTTCTTCATTAAATCCCTGTGTTGTAGTGCCGGGGAATATTTGCGTAGAAGAGGGCGTTTACATTGCCACCATGACTTTGCCCCTTTCCAACCAAAATTACTACATCAATTATCAGCGTTGTTGTAGAAATGAAACCATCACCAACATCATTTTACCGGGTGACCAGGGAGCTTCTTATTTTATGGAGATTACTCCGGAAGGTCAACGATCTTGCAACAACAGTCCAAAATTTAAATCCTTTCCTCCCATCCTGATATGCCAGGGACAGGCTTTAAAATACGATCACAGTGTGACTGATACAGAATCGGATGTGGTTGTTTATGAATTTTGCAATCCTTTTACAGCGGGAGGTAAAGCAGGATCTCCTGAAGGCCGTCCGGGTGGAAGTGCCATGGATTGTGATGGAGTCACTCCGGATCCTGCAAGATGTCCGCCACCCTTTGACCCTGTCCAATTTAGGGCGCCTCTATATACGCGCACCACTCCGATGGGAGGAAATCCAATCATCTCGGTCAATCCAACCACTGGCCTGATCACCGGAGTACCAAATGCATTGGGACAGTACGTCGTGGCGGTATGCATCAGAGAATACAGAAATGGAGTTTTGCTCAGTTTGACGCAAAGGGATTTTCAATTCAATGTAATAAATTGTGTCAACAACCTATCTGCATTTGTTCAGGCAGATTCAATAGAAGCCACCGGGCAGTTTGTCATCAATTCCTGCGGAAGTAAAACGGTCAGTATTCTGAACAAGAGCACCCTCGAATCCAATATCAAGACGTACGACTGGGAATTTGACATCAATGGTCAAAAAGAATTTTACAATACAAAAGACGTAAACATTACATTTCCGGATCTGGGAGTGTACCGGGGTAAAATGTATATCAACAAGACAGACCAGGAATGCAATGACTCCGCAGACATTGTGATAAAAATTCTCCCCGACCTGAAAGCTGATTTTAGCTTTAGCTACGATACATGCATTGCCGCAGCTGTTCAGTTTACGGATCTGAGTGTGACAGAGGCCGGAAGAATCACAAACTGGCGCTGGAATTTTGAAACCAATCAAATTTCCAATGCACAAAATCCAACCCACGAATTTAAAACGCCCGGAGTGAAAGATGTTCAACTCTGGGTGAAAGACATCAACGGATGTCACGACTCCATCGTGAGGCCAATCCGATATTTTCCGGTGCCGGCGCTTCTGGTCATCGAACCCAGTAAGTTTCAAGGTTGTCAACCGCTGGAAGTTTTTTTTAACAATCTATCCTTTCCAATTGATCCCAGTTACACCATTTTGTGGGAGTTTGGAGACGGAAAGACCAGCAATGCCATTTCACCCCACCATGTCTTTGACGAGACAGGAGTGTATTCTGTCAAATTGAGTCTAATCTCTCCAATCGGTTGCAAAACGGAAACCACATTCAATAACTGGATTCAGGTATTTACCACTCCGGAAGCCGCTTTTGACTATTCCCCGCAGAAACTCAACTCGAATGATAAAATTCTGATGATCTCCGATAAGTCTTCCAACGGGGATTTTCTAAAATACCTGATTAATGACAGGATTTCGCTTTTTAGCGCCAATCCAAATTATGAATTTCAGGACACCGGCTTATACAAAATAGAACAAATCGTTTCAAAATTCAATGGATGTGCCGATACGGCCATCGCTTATATTGATGTTGAACCCATCGTAAGCTATTTTATGCCCAATGCATTTACACCCAATGGCAATGGAACCAACGAGCGTTTTTACGGAGTCGGTTACACAGGATACATGAGCCAATTTGAAATGGTGATTTGGGACAGATGGGGAAGCAAGGTATTTGTCAGCAATGATCCGATCATGGGTTGGAATGGTAAAGTCAATAACACGGGTACAGATTTGCCTCCCGGAGTCTACGTGTACCAGGTAAACTATATGAAACCAAGGGGTGAAGCGGTGTTTCTCAAAGGATATGTTAATCTGATCCGATAA